CCTCTATGTGTACATCTATATGTACTGTACATCTACATGTAATGTACACCTCTATatgtgcagctatatgtactgTACACGTCtatatgtactgtacatgtactgtacaccTACATGTACATCTATACGTACTGTACAGCTCTATATGTACATCAACATGtcctgtacatgtagtatatgcaCTGTACACCTCTACATGTACTGTACGTGTACTGTACATGGGTAGTACAGGAGCAGGTTCAGGGTTCACAGGTTCAGGGTTCACAGGTTCAGGGTTCAGGGTTCAGGGCTGAAAATAAAATCCAGCGCTTGTCGCTCTGCTGCAGCCAGGTTGGGATGCCAGAGGTCCACGCTGAAAAGGACTCGTGGCCCATCTTCTGGCAGTCCTGCAGAAACACACATTGTTCTGCTTTCAGGTAAATGtgcagctgttgttgttttgtttgtttgtgttgataGACTATGTTGGAGTAACCAACTCATTCATATTAACACCTTTACTGGAACTTATGCCTGCTTGTAAGTACTACTACAAGTACTGGAAAGGTGTCACTTCATGAAACACATTACCTTGCACATCAGGAGGTACATGACAAAACTCGTACGGGGAACCTCTGGCCTTTTTATTTTGTTATGTATAGTATGAGACAAGTAAAACAGGCATGGCTGTGTTTCTCTTCTACTCATCAACAGATATACTATGTACAAGCCTCGGCTCCAACTTTATGTATTTCAAAATGAAATGTGCTTCACAGACCCTTGTGAGAGATGGTGTGAAGGAACGAGTCATCCACCAGGAGGCAGTGTCCCTCCGACCAGCACTGAGGCTCCCCTCCCACAACCAGCTCACAAAGGGGAGGTGTCTGCAGGCCTACAATATACaattttttgttttagtttttcaCCTCACTTACAAACGATGGCTTTTTAATGGTTTCACACTTGCTCAGTTCAGCGTGGGCTCAGACAGAAGCAGCGGATTATCGACGGAGGAGTCAAGAGCACCAAGTGTGCCACAGCTGGGGAGGTGAACCTCCACCCCAAATCATTCTAATCACACAAGATGTGTGACAGTCAGAAGCTAATCTGACTGCATCACAAGGCACTATGTAAGTTTGAgtttttattattagtattattattattattgttatatactCTGGTTGTGCTAAACCCTCACTAAATGCCATTGGAGCTCTTATTTTTCTGCAAAACGAAAGAAGGTTCTCGGTATTTGGTTAGCTCTTCAGTTTTAGTAAAGTCAGACAGAAAAATGGGAGGTGGTAACACAACGTGCAAGATATAatcatgcagcccccccccccccccacagacacacaaactcagGATGTGTGAGACAGGGATGCGAGGCAAGTGTACTGTTGCCTTGCTCACTTGAacgtgttttcttgtttttcttaaATTTTGTGTGCCACTGAGTGTGCAAGACTTGTTCTCCCTGAAGATTATATTTTTATTACAAGTATCATGTAAGTACGTATGGTGGTGAACTTGTATTCTGATGTGATCAACTTGTATTTGGGTGTTTGGAGGTGGACTTGTATTTTTGATGTACAGGCTGTGACAACACATCTCGTCAAGTAGAACAGTAAAAAACCCATCTGtccgtctggctggctggctggctggctggctggctggctatctTGTTTTTAAAAAAGGATCAAGCCCTGAACCCTTGGTGTGTTGACACCACTTCATTtttctgtcttgatgcatgttcaatagctcaggtaaggaaatcccagaaagctgagtcagttcatctggacatcactCTTCTGTTGCGCCCCGAACACGTTCCCTGTGATAGAAGACAATGTAGGGATCTAAAATCTCACAAAAGGACAGGAGAATGGTACTtcacagacaaaaaaaataataatgacctCAAGCACTTAGTGTGCAGGTAGATGTGTCAGTCATTATGTTGTCAAATGGGCATTTCTCCCACAAATTGGTACCTTTACATTTAAGACAAATTCACCAGATAGGTCCTGAGTCTGGAATAAACACTGAAAAGAGTGTCTATTTCCCTGATGTAGGAGGTGCTCGGAGTGAAGGGGCTCCAAGTAGCCGATTCCTCCAGAATATGGGGAAAGTCAAGGAATCCTGCATCTCATGAGCAGAGTTGTATGCTGGGTAAAGTAAGTAGATCTATAATGTATTGTGGTGGAAGCTCACTTAATACTTTTAAAGAAATGACTTTAAACCCCTGAATCAGAGTTATGGCCTATCTCTATTCTGGGCAACGTTTTAAAGTAGAATGATTCcgagcatctgggtggtgtggcagtctattccgttgcctactaacacagggctcgccggttcaaatccccgtgttacttccagcttggtcgggcgtccctacagacacaattggccgtgtcaacaggtgggaagctggatgtgggaatgcgtcctggttgctgcgctagcgcctcctctggttggttggggcacctgttcagggggggggggactgaggggaatagcatgatcctcccacatgccctggtgaaattcctcactgtcaggtgaaaagaagcggctggcgactccacgtgtattggaggaggcatgtggtagtccacagccttccctgggttggcagaggggtggagcagcgaccaggatggctcggaagagtggggtaattggccggataccgggggggggggggtctaaaaaaaaGTAGAACGATTCCGACTCAGTCAAGTGCAGTGGGGAAATCTATTCCAATTCAGAAAACTCATGGATCGTGGATCAGTTTCCAGAAATCAGCAGAGTGGGTGAGGGCCTGTAGGAGAATATTAGATCACTGGCTGACGGCCTTCGGTTCTCGACATGAGAGCCCAAGATGTTGTAAACATTACCTCTCACTGTTCCTACCACATCACACGACCACTTACTTTCTTcccagtatgaatgtgtgtgcttcTCACCAAGATGACAGCGTAGACATGTATTGGTGGGCCCATATGATCCCCCCAATGTGGCCCCGGGCACTAAAACGGAGAATCCAGCTGCTCCCAAGGTGTTACTGCTTATGAACGTACGTAGGGAGAGGAGTGTCCGGTAGGTGTAGGGACAGGAGCGACAATTGCTTGCGACACAGACGCCTGCTCTGTACAAGGGAAACACTGCCTGGCCCTGAAAGAGATGGTCAGCCGCATTACATACTGCTCAGGACAGACAACCACTGACAGCCTTGGAATATATAGGAATAGATATGCACACAAATGTTGAAGTAAAGTCAAGAGGTGCATTTTTGTTGGATGAACTACAATAATGCTGTTGAATATGATGGAGTGGTATGTTCTGATTTTCATGAGTCAAACAGGTTAGTCTTAAAGGAACTGTAACTTTTTTTGACGTTTACCAAAGTAAAATATATTTGGATGAGTATCGGCAAAAATGGAGGAGATAAATCAAATATCGGTGAAATTTACCACATTGTAAAGCACCGATTTCATTTTGAACTTCACAAACACCTCGTAAAAACCATGCAGATGTCACTTGGTCCACAATACTGCATAACAAACCACATGCCAAGGGTGCAGACTTTTCTGTAGGAAAAATGCAGAACAAATATGTATCCTGCTTAGTAGGTGACACGCTTGGAGTTATCATTTCTGGTACCTTTGGTCCATGATACGTCCATCCTAATTTTGGGTCAATGCCTCTCTGGTAAACAGCCTTGAACTCTGCCAAGATTACAGGGTAGTTGGCCTCTAAGACCTCGATGTCATGCCGATGAGCATCCCGTGGGAAGAAGGGGATGCTTGGGACATCTGGGAGGAAGAAAAGATGAGGCTTCTGGATAGTAGAATAGTTGTTCAGCCTGACCTGCAGTAAAATCAATCACTGGTTAGTGTCAAATTGCTGAACTGCTTGACAATGACACTGCCTGTCAAGGTTTTCTTGTGACCTATAGTTACATCAGATCAGTGATTCTCGATCCGGTCATTATGGACCCCAGTATCGCTGGTTTACTGTTCCACCAGGTATAACAAGTGAACACTATTAACTATCTTTGTATgttgtatattgttgtatattgtactgatggaaagccctttgggacttccttgtgattttgggctatacaaataaatttgacttgacttgactgaccTTGCAGGATGGGAAACCAGCAAAACAGAGGCAATGGGGTCAGGACTGAGAACCATTGCATTAGATTTAGCACCAGATCAAGGTGCTTGTGGTAAAGAAATGCCGACATCACAAAAGGTTTTCTTCCAAATTGTTCAAGTTGTTACCGTATGCTTTTCTCCATGTAAATGTGGTAGTAAGGGGGCATCCTGGTGACTGGGCTAGATGGACAAATCTCACAGCGTATGAAGCTCTGGAAGCTTTTCTGTATATAAATGTGGTAGTGAGGGGGTGTCCTGGTGACTGGGCTAGATGGACAAATCTCACAGCGTATGAAGCTCTGGAAGCTTTTCTCCATATAAATGTGGTGGTGAGGGGGGAGTCCTGGTGACTGGGCTAGATGGACAAATCTCACAGCTTATGAAGCTCTGGAAGCTTTTCTCCATATAAATGTGGTAGTGGGGGGTGTCCTGGTGACTGGGCTAGATGGACAAATCTCACAGCGTATGAAGCTCTGGAAGCTTTTCTCCATATAAATGTGGTAGTGAGGGGGTGTCCTGGTGACTGGGCTAGATGGACAAATCTCACAGCGTATGAAGCTCTGGAAGCTTTTCTGTATATAAATGTGGTAGTGAGGGGGTGTCTTGGTGACTGGGCTAGATGGACAAATCTCACAGCGTATGAAGCTCTGGAGGCTTTTCTCCATATAAATGTGGTAGTAAGGGGGTGTCCTGGTGACTGGGCTAGATGGACAAATCTCAAAGCGTATGAAGCTCTGGAAGCTTTTCTCCATATAAATGTGGTAGTGGGGGGGTGTCCTGGTGACTGGGCTAGATGGACAAATCTCACAGCGTATGAAGCTCTGGAAGCTTTTCTCCATATAAATGTGGTAGTGGGGGGGTGTCCTGGTGACTGGGTTAGATGGACAAATCTCACAGCGTATGAAGCTCTGGAAGCTTTTCTGTATATAAATGTGGTAGTGAGGGGAGTGTCCTGGTGACTGGGCTAGATGGACAAATCTCACAGCGTATGAAGCTCTGGAAGCTTTTCTCCATATAAATGTGGTAGTGGGGGGGTGTCCTGGTGACTGGGCTAGATGGACAAATCTCACAGCGTATGAAGCTCTGGAAGCTTTTCTGTATATAAATGTGGTAGTGAGGGGGTGTCCCGGTGACTGGGCTAGATGGACAAATCTCACAGCGTATGAAGCTCTGGAAGCTTTTCTGTATATAAATGTGGTAGTGAGGGGGGTGTCCTGGTGACTGGGCTAGATGGACAAATCTCACAGCGTATGAAGCTCTGGAAGCTTTTCTGTATATAAATGTGGTAGTGGGGGGGTGTCCTGGTGACTGGGCTAGATGGACAAATCTCACAGCGTATGAAGCTCTGGAGGCTTTTCTCCATATAAATGTGGTAGTGAGGGGGTGTCCTGGTGACTGGGCTAGATGGACAAATCTCACAGCGTATGAAGCTCTGGAAGCTTTTCTCCATATAAATGTGGTAGTGAGGGGGTGTCCTGGTGACTGGGCTAGATGGACAAATCTCACAGCGTATGAAGCTCTGGAAGCTTTTCTCCATATAAATGTGGTAGATGGGGGTGTCCTGGTGACTGGGCTAGATGGACAAATCTCACTGCGTATGAAGCTCTGGAGGCTTTTCTCCATATAAATGTGGTAGTGAGGGGGTGTCCCGGTGACTGGGCTAGATGGACAAATCTCACAGTGTATGAAGCTCTTGAAGCTTTTCTCCATATAAATGTGGTAGTGGGGGGTGTCCTGGTGACTGGGCTAGCTGGACAAATATCACAGCGTATGAAGCTCTGGAAGCTTTTCTGTATATAAATGTGGTAGTGGGGGGGTGTCCTGGTGACTGGGCTAGATGGACAAATCTCACAGCGTATGAAGCTCTGGAAGCTTTTCTCCATATAAATGTGGTAGTGAGGGGGTGTCCTGGTGACTGGGCTAGATGGACAAATCTCACAGCTTATGAAGCTCTGGAAGCTTTTCTGTATATAAATGTGGTAGTGGGGGGGGTGTCCTGGTGACTGGGCTAGATGGACAAATCTCACTGCGTATGAAGCTCTGGAAGCTTTTCTCCATATAAATGTGGTAGTGAGGGGGTGTCCTGGTGACTGGGCTAGATGGACAAATCTCACAGCTTATGAATCTCTGGAAGCTTTTCTGTATATAAAtgtggtagtgggggggggggtgtcctggtgACTGGGCTAGATGGACAAATCTCACAGCATATGAAGCTCTGGGAGTTAGCGTAGCATGACAATTGGTTTAACACGTTTCCAAATTATGAtgaaatggatggatgtttaataaCACTTCAGCattttctaaatcataaaattcACCATTATAATGCCACGATTTTACCCGTTTAGAAGGATTCACAATAAAtgcttgggggggggattttgcatGCAAAAAGCACAAAAAAGTCTAAACAAgtgtgttcatttattttacacgATTCCTTAGGGAACACATTACTCACAGACAAGAAGATGCATTGCATGGTAGTATGGACCAGTCTGAACTGTTTTTACCTGCTCTCGGAGTCCCTTGTGGATTCGCCCCATGCCCACCCAGCTGTAGCGCTTGGCATACTCTTGCAGTGCAGCATAACGTCTCTTGCCTTCTTCAGATGCCTGGACTGGGAACAAGGGATGACTCAGCACTGGATGGAGGTAGTCCCGtccctgctcctcatcctcccccATTTCCATTGAAATACACGGGGTGACACGATCAGTTCTTGAAAACTTGGATGCTGCACTGCGCTTGCTTCCAGTGCTGGACAGCATGGTGTGCCTGCAGCCAGACATGAGTTTGCTGGGGTGCACTCGGCGCGGGGTAGGAAGGTCAGAGCCCATCCGATAACAGTACCAAAGAAAGAGGAGCAGCAGAGTCCACAAAAGCCCAGTCAGTGGACGCATGTCCAACTCAGCATATAGAGACGGGGGGAATGGGTTAACTGACCACTGCATCTTTTATAAAGGCTGAGAGACACTGTAATGATATGAAAGAAATGGGCTGATAAGTGATCATAAATGAGTATGTAAAATAAGACAAAGCCAGGGAGGGGGTGGTAGTTAAAATTACACTACAGTTTCTACTGGCTAAGTGGCAAAAATATATTGACTTTCAAATTAATCTTCGCCAAAATGactcaaaatgtctttatgcatgctcaataatccagataaggaaatcacagaaagctgaatcagttcatctggacacaacgtttaatgagagaaacgtttcttcaCACATCCAAGGGACttagtcagtctcaactgactgcaggtgtccccccccttatacacagcacagctgcataacaaccgaaaccaacgattggtttcatatgcaaataggcatgaccatcaaccacccttaacactgaccaagtgtgtgtgctcctgaagctgtcttcagcccacgtacttcacatacagggggcagtactataggcagaggcatgggtgtgctatggattCCCCAGTCTCTCCCGTAGTGGGACTCCCTAAAAACTTGGTGTTTCGCCCAGGGGCGGTGTCTTACTTACTGCGTCACACAGAGTGTCGTGTGCCTGATGCGCGTGCATTACTTCGTTTCGTCGCTCGCTTTTTggataagctagctagctagcgaaaTCGTAACCTAAAAAGTCATTTAATAACCTAATATTTGGCTTAACCCCAAGATTAAACCTACAAGAGACCTCTGGCCAAATGGTAACTTCATACAAAGATGCGATCATCGTTTTACGAAGATGCACTTAGATTTTTGCTCCTTGTACTGCTGGCATGGCTGCAACCGCGATTAACTAGAGTTCCCTACGACTAACTAGAGTTCCCTGCGACTAGAGTTCCCTGCAACTAACTAGAATTCCCTGCAACTAACTAGAGTTCCCTGAGACTAGAGTTCCCAGCGACTAATTAGAGTTCCCTGCGACTAGAGTTCCCTATGATTAACTAGAGTTCCCTGCGACTAACTAGAGTTCCCTGCGACTAGAGTTCCCTGCAACTAACTAGAATTCCCTGCAACTAACTAGAGTTCCCTGAGACTAGAGTTCCCAGCGACTAACTAGAGTTCCCTGCAACTAGAGTTCCCTACAACTAACTAGAGTTCCCTGCGACTAACAAGAGTTCCCTGCAGCTTTTCCCTGATAATTCTCAAATTGACCATCACGTTATACTGGAAAATATACAACCAAATAGTAAAATATATTGACAGTTAGCTGTCTAACAACAACAATCTACGCAGGCAGAGGTCtgtatttgtatatttgtatTGTAATATCTTGCATCAATAGATTTGTATTCTGATATCAATGTAGTATTTCTGAAAATAGATGGCCAGCTCAAACAGGCATGTTCCATGTAGGCTACATTGGTGCGCCTGTGAGACTAAATATATAAATTGTCATGGTCTCTGGTCgtggctctcccatcccctgattggtgcgtTAATACACCTGCACCCGGGGTCCTCAGTGATCCGGATTGCTCGGCTTCGCTCAACCTCCCCTGTttctggttggctggctggctcctgcgcacctgcgcccaatctccctgattggccttcCCTGGGTATATATGCCGCTTGGTTGCTCTGGCACTTTGTCGGGTCGTCTCACTCTCACCCCCTGAGACTCAGAGACATTCTTATCGCCAGAGTGCCTTGTCTTTGTTATCGTTCCCTTGTCCATTTCTGCTGTTTTGtaagtttttcctcatcctgtttGTCAGCCCTCCCCGCTATCTGTACCTGTGGTTTTTGTTTCCTTTTAATAAAGGAGTTTGTCGGAACTGGtttgcctccaccgtctgcacttgggtcctcctcTTTGCGCCTACCGTGACAAAAATtatagggaaaaaaaacatgaatatTCTGTATGCCTTCATACTTGATATGCATTAAGTAAACCCATTCTCATATTGTATGCGTGTATTATTTAGTCTAGTTTGCCTCATTTTCCAATCTTTAGAAATAAAACTGGCCCGCACTTTGCCACTCAGTCCAACTTCTCATTTTCatccaaactaaaataaaaaaccaagtGCAATTTATTTTCATCATCTCCCAATACTGTGCTCGATAGATGGTGGAATGGCGCAAAATGTGACTTGTAGAAAAGACGGTCACAGAGCTCCACGCGCATCAAGCACACGACACACCGTATGACGCAGGACATAAGGCACTGCCCCCGAGCGAAACACCAAGTTTTTAGGGAGTCCCCACCTAccttgtagtggccaacttgtatatggaggaagtggaaaagaggctctgatgttctatctagggacaccacctagccattggttcagatttgtggatgacacctgggttaaaattaaatctcaggatgtagcacatttcactgaccacattaactctgtggacaccacatcaagttcaccagcgaggatgtggaacatgacagggtagccttcttacactgtgaaattgcagttggtgatgggggacatttgattgttgatgtgtaccgtaaaccaacacatactgatcagtacttaaggttggactctcatcatccactggagcacaaactaggagtaatcaggatgctgtaccactgagctgacaatgtctccacccacacagcagccggggaagaggagaagtcccacattaaacaggccctggttaagtgtggttatcctaactgggcgtttgtcaaagccaggaagaccccaaacagtgcaccagctgatccaagagaggagaaggacaacagctgtctaagtgtaaaccagtggtgattctgtatgtggcaggagtgttggaacagttgagacacatattttccaaacactgcgtctcagttgctttcaaaccccaaacagagcaatatagtgtatgctgttaagtgccaggaggattgacgtgacttgtacatcagggaaactaaacagatgctggccaagaggatggcacaacacgggagatttaacacatcagaccaggactccacagtctacaccatctacaggccaggactccacagtctacactatctacagaccaggactccacagtctacaccatctacaggccaggactccacagtctacactatctacaggccaggactctacagtctacaccatctacaggccaggactccacagtctacaccatctacagaccagtggccactttttcaaggatgaggatgtgcacatagggaggaacgctggtttgaacagggagtcaaagaggtcacctATGTGAGGAGGGGAggaccagggtgtgagtgagtatggtggtgctgttaggtgtaagtgacggctgaagacgattaatattgcgtaggtggaagtatgcagaccaagtaacattgttgatgtgagcttcaaaagataatgtgatgtccaggatgacacccagactcttaacctgaggcgatgggggaaACTATAGAAatgtcaatagtaagagaaaaactatcagttttggccaaagtaaaTTTAGTGCCTCctaggaggacctcggttttataaCTATTAAGTTttaggaagtggtatgaaaaccaggatttaatttctagtaagcagtcagaaagggaagtgggcagaagagtggaggtaggtttggtggatagataaagctgggtgtcatccgtgtAGCAGTAAagctgaatgccaaatttcctgaaaatgtggccaagaggtagtaggtaaataatgaataggaggggtcccaatacagagccatgggaaacaccagtagtaacaggaaaggactgagatctcaAATTTCTAagctggacaaactgagtgcagccagagagatatgatctaaaccagtcaaggggggtgccagttattacaatggaagctaatctttctaggaggatgttatgtgagatggtatcaaaggctacactcagatcaaggaggacaagtatggttaagagcccagagtcagctgccatcaacagatcgttaatgattttcaccaaggtggtctccgtactgtgcatggagcgaaaaccagacgaattgttcaaacagattgctgttagtcaagtgagcgtgtgtctgagatgtgactgttctttcaagtattttagaaagaaatggtaaatttgagattgagtgaaaattattcaaattgttggagtgtgcaccaggtttcttgagtattggagttattgcagctgttttgagagatgagggaacaagaccagaggtaagggaggaatgtatgatatcagttattaaagaggatagagaaggtagacaggcttttactaaatgagtaggaagggggtctaactgacaggtagatgatttggatttgcaattaagaccagatatttctgcaacagttgggagtttaaaactagatagtgaagaacagaGGGGGACATAGGAGGGTGAATAGGATAAACTGTATGTAGTATTGTTTaacgaggtcaattgctgatgaatattttcagttttggcattaaaaaaggtcatgaaggcaTTACATTGACCAAATGAATACAGGTGAGATGCAAGAGTGTCCGtggccgtaaaatattgtttaccacggAAAACAGGGTTCTATTGTTCCCTtcacctgatctaattaaatttgcgtAATAAGACAATTTAGCTGTGGACaaagcctccttataatgaagaatgtggtcattatacatgtctttatgaacaacaaggccagttttcgtgTAAAGGCGTTCCAGGCGACGGCCTTTAGCTTTAAACTGACCTAGTGCAGGTGtaaccaaggggcagagtgggtaaaggaaacagaccgGGTTTTTAAAGGTGCAAGATCGTTTAAAAGACTATCAAGGCCACcgttgtaatgagagaccagttcgtctggggtggatgaattgtctttgctggggaggttatcaatttcactagtgagagcagataaatcaatattcttaatattACGGAACCAGATGGAGCGTGACAcatttgttttggatactgttaaaATAACATGgcaagacactaacttgtggtcggaaatgggcaaatcagatgcactgcagttaagaggagttacaccagagcagcaaatcagatcaagtatgtgtcctgcatgtgtatattaaaatcacccagcaatattacaTTGGGGGATAAGGAACATAAAaaggttagaaaaacagaaagttcGTTTAAGAAATCGTTGTTGGGCTTGGGTGGTCGATAAACAGTGGCTAGTCTGGTAGGATTTGGcccattacacccccccccccggccgctGTCACGGGATTTGCGGGTGGACACAAACCCAGGAGGAATAGTTTGATTAAACAGTGAAAAGTCATTGGGTTGTTGCCACGTCTCAGTCAAGCATAGGAAATCAAACTTACGATCATTCAGTAGATCACGAAGTAAGAGTCCCTTGTTGGTTGGCGAGCGGATGTTAAATAACCCGATGGAGAGGTTGTTTTTCCCGGTTTTGATGCTAGCCGACCTGGCTAGGTTAGCTAGGGCTCTGTGGGCAACAGTCCGTCGGGGTCTTGAGGGTCGAGGACAGGAAGACCAGAAGGAACGAGGACAGGAAGACCAGAAGGAACGAGGACAGGAAGGCCAGAAGGAACGGGGACAGGAAGACCAGAAGGAACGAGGACAGGAAGACCAGAAGGAACGAGGACAGGAAGACCAGAAGGAACGAGGACAGG
The nucleotide sequence above comes from Lampris incognitus isolate fLamInc1 chromosome 10, fLamInc1.hap2, whole genome shotgun sequence. Encoded proteins:
- the asphd1 gene encoding aspartate beta-hydroxylase domain-containing protein 2, with product MQWSVNPFPPSLYAELDMRPLTGLLWTLLLLFLWYCYRMGSDLPTPRRVHPSKLMSGCRHTMLSSTGSKRSAASKFSRTDRVTPCISMEMGEDEEQGRDYLHPVLSHPLFPVQASEEGKRRYAALQEYAKRYSWVGMGRIHKGLREQVRLNNYSTIQKPHLFFLPDVPSIPFFPRDAHRHDIEVLEANYPVILAEFKAVYQRGIDPKLGWTYHGPKGQAVFPLYRAGVCVASNCRSCPYTYRTLLSLRTFISSNTLGAAGFSVLVPGATLGGSYGPTNTCLRCHLGLQTPPLCELVVGGEPQCWSEGHCLLVDDSFLHTISHKGLPEDGPRVLFSVDLWHPNLAAAERQALDFIFSPEP